In Colwellia sp. M166, a genomic segment contains:
- a CDS encoding DUF3307 domain-containing protein — MELLLLLLTAHFISDFYLQPAHWLTYRNSHHIKSLGFWQHVAVHTLLNIVVFLISDIALLPAIIAIVLISLAHVLTNHWLSYRSNKLSFLLTTQSFHLLLICIIWAYLANFTIEQVTSFISSFLSAKNLIIAISYLLVCKPASVIISLALKKHTDSLTQHSNGSTENTTIEENENIGLVSAGAWIGYIERCLAISFIFMGQFAGIGFLVATKTIFRFGDLTKNKDMKLTEYMMLGTLLSYAIALFIGWNVLQIYKVL; from the coding sequence ATGGAACTGTTACTGCTATTGTTAACTGCACATTTTATTAGTGATTTTTATCTCCAGCCCGCTCATTGGCTTACTTATAGAAACAGCCACCATATAAAATCGCTGGGGTTTTGGCAGCATGTTGCCGTTCACACCCTGCTTAATATCGTAGTTTTTCTTATCTCTGATATAGCATTGCTGCCCGCAATTATTGCTATTGTACTGATATCACTAGCACATGTTCTGACCAATCACTGGTTGTCGTATCGAAGCAATAAGCTTAGCTTTTTATTAACCACACAAAGTTTCCATTTATTGCTTATCTGCATTATTTGGGCATATCTTGCCAACTTCACCATCGAGCAAGTAACTAGCTTTATTAGCAGTTTTTTAAGTGCCAAAAACCTGATCATTGCTATTTCATATTTGCTAGTTTGTAAGCCTGCTTCTGTCATTATTTCATTGGCTTTAAAGAAACACACCGATAGCCTAACTCAACATTCTAATGGGTCAACAGAAAACACTACGATAGAAGAAAATGAAAATATTGGTTTAGTGTCGGCTGGTGCTTGGATTGGTTATATTGAACGTTGTTTAGCTATTTCATTTATCTTTATGGGGCAGTTTGCCGGCATTGGGTTTCTGGTCGCGACTAAAACTATTTTTAGATTTGGGGATTTGACAAAAAATAAGGATATGAAACTAACCGAATATATGATGCTAGGTACGCTATTAAGCTACGCTATCGCCTTATTCATCGGTTGGAATGTATTACAAATTTATAAGGTTTTATAA
- a CDS encoding endonuclease/exonuclease/phosphatase family protein gives MTNTQLKIATFNLFNYLEPPNAFYDFERIYSAEQWQKKQKWIADYLLEHQPNIIGFQEVFSPESLKQLVAAQGYQHFAVVDQAQVIDDFIYRSPVVAIASRYPIVALAAVKPNTELAESLGLASDFSFSRKVLRATVDVPHLGHCDCYVVHFKSKRSMIELDEQDKTHSAEKTIIESLKVQVAGGWGSTIQRGSEAALLMIEMIARRETSNNPMVLMGDFNNSLADGVLSHLLTNTLRFVSAIDRDAYLAKYCLNDAWDLFQVAQSNDGDVQGETHIETHQQVSQAVSQAVSQEKVQTKPIARTPTHYFGASSSVLDYILLSSEFDASDHDSLYQVSDYHTYDRHLINPIFDRDGESTDHGIVLVTLTLRS, from the coding sequence GTGACAAATACACAACTTAAAATTGCCACTTTCAACTTATTTAATTACCTTGAACCGCCAAATGCTTTTTATGATTTCGAACGTATTTATAGCGCTGAGCAATGGCAAAAAAAGCAAAAATGGATCGCTGACTATTTACTAGAACATCAGCCAAACATTATTGGCTTTCAGGAGGTTTTCAGTCCTGAGTCATTAAAACAACTAGTTGCTGCACAAGGTTATCAGCATTTTGCTGTAGTTGACCAAGCACAAGTTATTGATGACTTTATTTATCGTAGCCCGGTTGTAGCCATTGCCTCTCGCTACCCCATTGTTGCACTAGCCGCGGTTAAGCCAAACACTGAGCTAGCAGAAAGTTTAGGGCTAGCTAGTGACTTTTCATTTAGCCGTAAAGTACTAAGAGCCACCGTAGATGTTCCTCATCTTGGCCATTGCGACTGCTATGTCGTGCACTTTAAATCTAAACGCTCGATGATCGAACTTGATGAACAAGATAAAACTCATAGCGCTGAAAAAACCATTATTGAGAGCTTAAAAGTACAAGTAGCCGGTGGCTGGGGTTCAACCATACAGCGTGGCAGTGAGGCAGCATTATTAATGATTGAAATGATTGCGCGGCGCGAAACTAGTAATAATCCGATGGTATTAATGGGCGACTTTAACAACAGCTTAGCCGACGGCGTGCTCAGCCATTTACTTACCAATACTCTGCGCTTTGTTTCTGCTATTGATCGCGATGCATATCTGGCTAAATATTGTTTAAACGATGCTTGGGATTTATTTCAAGTGGCACAAAGTAATGACGGTGATGTACAAGGCGAAACACATATAGAAACTCATCAGCAAGTTAGTCAAGCAGTTAGTCAAGCAGTTAGTCAAGAAAAAGTGCAAACAAAACCAATAGCACGTACACCAACGCATTATTTTGGCGCGAGCAGTTCAGTGCTCGATTATATTTTACTGTCATCTGAATTTGACGCTAGCGACCACGACAGTTTGTATCAAGTCAGCGATTATCACACCTATGATCGACATTTAATTAACCCTATTTTTGATCGTGATGGCGAAAGTACCGATCATGGCATAGTGTTAGTTACCTTAACCTTGAGATCTTAA
- a CDS encoding TrmH family RNA methyltransferase, with product MHSAIQLSKEELRTTKPTRDEYVNKPKIPLVLVLDNVTNSYNIGSFIRLADAFAIEKIIVCGALTISDKKLRKASRNEAKWVCVEYSDSTTASIQGLIDKGYAIYGVELCQQSVDYKELNYSSPCVLVLGNERKGVSEAALKLTNQQIHISMHGMGNSLNVSTAGAIVLAECASQMRKSIKG from the coding sequence ATGCATTCAGCAATACAACTTAGCAAAGAAGAGCTTAGAACCACCAAGCCTACTCGAGATGAATACGTAAATAAGCCTAAAATTCCACTGGTATTGGTATTAGACAATGTCACCAATAGCTACAATATTGGCTCGTTTATTCGCTTGGCTGACGCTTTTGCTATCGAGAAAATAATTGTGTGTGGTGCGCTGACTATTTCAGATAAAAAATTGCGTAAAGCCTCAAGAAATGAAGCGAAATGGGTTTGTGTTGAATATAGCGATAGTACCACCGCAAGCATACAGGGCTTAATTGATAAAGGTTACGCTATTTACGGCGTTGAACTTTGTCAGCAATCGGTTGACTACAAAGAGCTTAATTACTCGTCACCTTGTGTGTTAGTGTTAGGTAATGAGCGCAAGGGCGTTAGTGAGGCGGCACTGAAATTAACCAATCAACAGATACATATTTCCATGCACGGCATGGGAAATTCGTTAAATGTTTCAACCGCCGGCGCTATTGTACTGGCTGAATGTGCTAGCCAAATGCGTAAAAGCATCAAAGGTTAA
- the hflX gene encoding GTPase HflX, which produces MQLTAKAALNHALLISIATPEFKGDEATESLAELARLVTTLGFKVVGTQSQKLSSTKRVNVLGLGKLAEIAHLTGNKGDVEDIEEVEYSAAKALADEAAMAMTSSDIPSENLPFGCADVVVFDCDLSPSQLRNVENQLGVEVFDRTGIIIEIFSRHARTKTAKLQVEIARLNYVAPRLRESSCGDKERQMGKGAGETTLELNRRKVRDQLAELKRELVSVQDEMQGRRTQRSELFCVALVGYTNAGKSSMMRAITGSDVEGENKLFATLDTTVRALYPTTQPRILVSDTVGFIKKLPHDLVASFHSTLAEAHDASLLLYVVDAADPSFRTQLDVVHEVLAEVGVEDSKKLLVLNKSDQLTAEQQQALMVEFPDAMMTSTRNPDDISKLHQYVVNAAQEEMIEDEIIVPYTAKGIIGEIRASMSVTKEDYQYEHIKLTVRSNAIELERLKKRMKNL; this is translated from the coding sequence ATGCAACTAACCGCAAAAGCAGCCCTTAATCATGCCCTACTTATTTCTATTGCCACACCTGAATTTAAAGGTGATGAAGCTACTGAATCTCTAGCAGAGCTCGCTCGCTTAGTCACAACCTTAGGCTTTAAAGTGGTTGGTACTCAATCGCAAAAACTAAGTTCAACAAAAAGAGTGAATGTACTGGGTTTAGGAAAACTAGCTGAAATAGCTCATCTTACGGGTAACAAAGGTGATGTTGAAGACATTGAAGAAGTTGAATACTCTGCAGCTAAAGCGCTAGCGGATGAAGCGGCAATGGCCATGACATCGTCAGATATACCGTCTGAAAACCTTCCCTTTGGTTGTGCCGATGTGGTGGTATTTGATTGTGACCTGAGTCCGTCTCAATTACGTAATGTTGAAAATCAACTAGGCGTAGAGGTATTTGACCGTACCGGTATCATCATCGAAATTTTTAGTCGCCATGCTCGTACTAAAACAGCGAAATTACAAGTTGAAATTGCCCGACTTAATTATGTCGCGCCACGACTTCGTGAGTCCTCTTGTGGTGATAAAGAACGTCAAATGGGTAAAGGCGCAGGTGAAACTACACTGGAATTAAACCGTCGGAAAGTACGCGACCAATTAGCCGAATTAAAACGCGAGTTAGTGAGCGTGCAAGACGAAATGCAAGGACGTCGCACACAGCGCTCAGAGCTATTTTGTGTTGCTTTAGTTGGCTATACCAATGCTGGAAAATCGTCAATGATGCGAGCAATTACTGGTAGTGATGTTGAAGGTGAAAACAAATTGTTTGCCACCCTTGATACTACCGTCCGTGCTTTGTATCCAACCACCCAGCCGAGAATATTAGTCTCTGATACCGTCGGTTTTATTAAAAAATTACCGCACGACCTCGTTGCCTCATTTCATTCAACCTTAGCAGAAGCCCATGACGCTTCATTATTGCTATATGTGGTTGATGCTGCTGACCCCTCTTTTCGTACACAACTTGATGTTGTTCATGAAGTATTAGCAGAAGTTGGCGTTGAAGATAGTAAAAAATTATTAGTACTGAATAAATCAGATCAGCTAACAGCTGAGCAACAACAGGCCTTAATGGTAGAATTTCCTGATGCCATGATGACCTCAACTCGCAACCCTGATGATATCAGTAAACTACATCAGTATGTCGTTAATGCGGCACAAGAAGAGATGATTGAAGATGAGATCATTGTGCCTTATACCGCCAAAGGTATCATAGGTGAAATTCGTGCCAGCATGAGCGTCACTAAAGAAGACTATCAATATGAGCATATTAAACTTACTGTACGTTCGAACGCAATTGAATTAGAAAGATTAAAAAAACGTATGAAGAATTTATAA
- a CDS encoding MYG1 family protein, with protein MTDKTIVTHDGNFHADDVFSIAALKSIFPGFNLIRTRDLDVIAKADIVIDVGGEYDADAGRFDHHQRGGAGARENGIPYSSFGLIWQKYGLALCQNNQEVANAVDDGLVSTIDAIDCGHVEGVAQGISLSQTISMFNPTWQEDGDFDGCFNEAVDFAARILARFIASASGGISAKTIVAQAIENAEDPRVIVLEKYTPWKRTVHALSTEALYMVYPSQSGQWRIQTVPVEPGSFEDRKSLPHAWAGLSGKALQEVTGIDDAMFCHNGLFIAGAESFANTMKMAAIALAE; from the coding sequence ATGACTGATAAAACAATAGTAACGCATGACGGTAATTTTCATGCAGACGATGTATTTAGTATCGCTGCCCTTAAAAGTATTTTTCCTGGTTTTAACTTGATACGCACACGCGATCTAGACGTTATTGCCAAGGCTGACATTGTGATTGATGTTGGCGGTGAATATGACGCAGATGCTGGTCGTTTTGATCATCATCAACGTGGTGGGGCAGGCGCACGCGAAAATGGTATTCCTTATTCGTCATTTGGTTTAATTTGGCAAAAATATGGTTTAGCGCTATGTCAAAATAATCAAGAAGTCGCTAATGCGGTTGATGACGGTTTAGTGTCGACTATTGATGCCATTGATTGCGGCCATGTGGAAGGTGTTGCTCAAGGGATTAGTTTGAGCCAAACCATTTCAATGTTTAACCCTACATGGCAAGAAGATGGCGACTTTGATGGTTGTTTTAATGAAGCGGTTGATTTTGCTGCACGTATTTTAGCGCGTTTTATTGCCTCTGCAAGCGGCGGTATTAGCGCGAAAACGATTGTTGCTCAGGCAATTGAAAACGCTGAAGATCCGCGGGTTATTGTCTTAGAAAAATATACACCGTGGAAAAGAACGGTACATGCTTTGTCGACAGAAGCGTTATATATGGTTTATCCATCGCAATCAGGTCAATGGCGAATTCAAACCGTGCCGGTTGAACCGGGTTCATTTGAAGATAGGAAATCATTACCACACGCGTGGGCTGGTTTATCGGGTAAAGCACTACAAGAAGTAACCGGTATTGATGATGCTATGTTTTGTCATAATGGTTTATTTATTGCTGGCGCAGAGTCGTTTGCTAACACCATGAAAATGGCCGCTATTGCACTAGCAGAATAA
- a CDS encoding aspartate aminotransferase family protein, whose translation MTKTHKPNSVAMLKRAHQNMPLGVADSYRYWGEDNTVFLSSMKGCTITDCDEQTFVDFRLAYGPIILGYRDERVDNAVINAITNIGSISGFSTGLDSDVVELVKSLCPNIEKMRFANSGTEAVIGAVRTARGFTKRNKIVVVEGGFHGLHDEVMWKSDVDNWQLDDKNSPEIIPFGAGIPQSTREHQVSVPLNDFAAIDAVFAQHSDDIAAILIEPIMGNCGSIASTQAYMQKLRELSDSNGSLLIMDEVKTGFRVAKGGVQALYNIHADLTTYAKAMGNGYPVAAFGGRADVMSAISFDKNGVTHGGTYTANMVALSAAKATLTLLKETDALTTIDRVGEEIQALLSRVFSKFDIEHCFAGPNAMFGVHFGASVPQNYRDWKKTNSDLYTQFALNLIDKGVMLEPDSREPWFICEAHQTIDFTWLEQVAEEAMAEALEVK comes from the coding sequence ATGACCAAAACACACAAACCTAATAGTGTCGCTATGCTCAAACGAGCACACCAAAACATGCCTTTAGGCGTTGCTGATAGCTATCGCTATTGGGGAGAAGACAACACAGTATTTTTGAGCAGTATGAAAGGCTGTACAATTACTGATTGCGACGAGCAAACATTCGTAGATTTTCGTTTAGCTTACGGCCCTATCATTTTAGGCTACCGCGATGAACGTGTTGATAATGCCGTGATTAATGCCATCACCAACATTGGCAGTATTTCAGGGTTTTCAACCGGTCTGGATTCTGACGTTGTCGAATTGGTGAAGTCGCTTTGTCCTAACATTGAAAAAATGCGTTTTGCTAATTCAGGTACCGAAGCGGTTATCGGCGCAGTACGCACTGCTCGTGGTTTTACAAAACGTAATAAAATTGTTGTGGTTGAAGGCGGCTTTCATGGTTTACATGATGAAGTTATGTGGAAGTCTGATGTTGATAACTGGCAACTAGACGATAAAAACTCACCAGAAATTATTCCATTTGGTGCCGGTATTCCGCAAAGTACACGCGAACATCAAGTTAGTGTGCCTTTAAACGACTTTGCTGCTATCGACGCTGTTTTTGCACAACATAGTGATGATATAGCAGCGATCTTAATCGAACCTATCATGGGCAACTGTGGTTCCATTGCCTCAACACAAGCCTATATGCAAAAGCTACGTGAACTATCTGACAGCAACGGTTCATTACTGATCATGGACGAAGTAAAAACCGGTTTCCGCGTCGCTAAAGGTGGCGTGCAAGCTTTGTATAACATTCATGCTGACTTAACCACGTATGCTAAAGCGATGGGTAATGGTTACCCTGTTGCGGCATTTGGTGGCCGAGCGGATGTCATGAGTGCGATATCTTTTGATAAAAATGGTGTAACGCATGGCGGTACTTATACCGCTAATATGGTGGCATTAAGCGCAGCAAAAGCCACCTTAACATTATTGAAAGAAACCGATGCCCTTACCACGATCGACCGTGTTGGCGAAGAAATTCAAGCTCTGCTGTCGCGCGTATTTAGCAAGTTTGATATTGAACATTGTTTTGCCGGTCCTAATGCCATGTTTGGTGTGCATTTTGGCGCCAGTGTACCGCAGAACTATCGTGACTGGAAAAAAACCAATAGTGATTTATACACGCAATTTGCCCTGAATTTAATCGACAAAGGTGTCATGCTAGAGCCTGACTCGCGTGAACCGTGGTTTATTTGTGAAGCACATCAAACCATCGACTTTACCTGGTTAGAGCAAGTAGCTGAAGAAGCAATGGCAGAAGCACTTGAAGTAAAGTAA
- a CDS encoding TorF family putative porin yields the protein MKKSIIALATSCLLTVSSAALADLSATVSVTSDYTFNGVSQTGNDPALQASLDYSAANGFYVGTWASNVDFGNGDDTNLEWDAYVGKYFQLNEKVGLDAGIAYYTYHGDSASDSYNYPETYAKFAYNSSVGDTELNFWYSWDYFGLDVGHYIAMVAHTIEIAPGHSIKASFDRSTSNDENKWAWNENDTYNHICLEYITSYEGFALNLAVEDTSMNIDTADTRVVFTVSRTFDL from the coding sequence ATGAAAAAAAGTATTATTGCCTTAGCAACAAGTTGTTTATTAACCGTATCTTCAGCTGCGTTAGCTGATTTATCTGCTACGGTTAGTGTAACCTCTGATTACACCTTTAATGGCGTTAGCCAAACAGGAAATGATCCAGCGTTACAAGCCAGTTTAGATTACTCAGCCGCTAACGGTTTTTATGTCGGCACTTGGGCGTCAAATGTTGATTTTGGTAACGGTGACGACACTAATCTAGAATGGGATGCTTATGTAGGTAAGTACTTTCAGTTAAATGAGAAAGTCGGCCTAGACGCTGGTATCGCTTATTATACTTATCATGGTGACTCAGCCTCAGATAGCTATAATTATCCTGAAACTTACGCCAAATTTGCCTATAACTCGTCAGTCGGTGATACCGAATTAAACTTTTGGTATAGCTGGGACTATTTTGGTCTTGATGTAGGCCACTATATTGCTATGGTTGCCCATACCATTGAGATTGCTCCGGGTCATAGTATAAAAGCCAGCTTTGATCGTTCAACGTCAAACGATGAAAACAAATGGGCATGGAATGAAAATGATACATACAATCATATATGCCTTGAGTATATAACCAGTTATGAAGGCTTTGCTCTTAACTTAGCTGTTGAAGACACCAGTATGAATATTGATACTGCTGATACACGGGTTGTGTTCACTGTTTCTCGTACTTTTGATTTATGA
- a CDS encoding BCCT family transporter, producing MTAWLSAGILFTFATIAFILYRWGNVRCVGVTPVKTFTFIAILFTSGLDVGLIMFPLTEFAGYGDLVTSPEYGFTNPLAIEFGFWAFLIWSFYFLTCFYFCVIEPRVRFFELPLVKLINNIVIIGTCAFTAYLLLSNLPWYLPELGDGESIIGSFYLIVLLVIATAVYSSTNIRYVRILSLATTWLFIALIALMWGGAFMGENSSLSDFANTFSLLGGYFGNIHEFVLPMNDYHEFYLYWWFAWSIMIGQFTARFVGGLRTYQVLVAMMVFPSIPIAIWFSVLYYYNLNGLETTGFYNLAMAVVGITFVINSLDSLIRLYTDNLNVGVARVGRVKYFLGNLAALSLLTLLFKLDFLEIQWVGAVVIGLFFTCFGYILLTKFKEVASIESSPKENKIDFTKIEHVT from the coding sequence ATGACAGCTTGGTTATCTGCCGGTATTTTATTTACCTTTGCCACTATCGCATTTATTTTATATCGTTGGGGAAACGTACGCTGTGTAGGTGTTACCCCGGTTAAAACCTTCACCTTTATCGCCATTTTGTTTACTTCTGGCTTAGATGTGGGACTGATCATGTTTCCATTAACTGAGTTTGCGGGTTATGGTGATTTAGTCACCAGTCCCGAATATGGCTTCACTAATCCCTTGGCTATTGAGTTTGGTTTTTGGGCCTTCTTGATTTGGAGTTTTTACTTTCTCACCTGTTTCTATTTTTGTGTTATCGAGCCACGCGTACGCTTTTTTGAGCTGCCACTGGTGAAACTCATCAATAACATAGTGATTATTGGTACCTGTGCCTTTACTGCCTATTTATTGCTATCTAACTTGCCTTGGTACTTACCCGAGCTTGGCGATGGTGAATCTATTATTGGTAGTTTCTACTTAATTGTGCTGCTCGTTATTGCAACCGCCGTATATTCAAGTACTAACATCCGCTATGTACGTATTTTAAGCTTAGCCACCACCTGGTTATTTATCGCCCTCATTGCCTTAATGTGGGGCGGTGCCTTTATGGGCGAAAACTCAAGTCTTAGCGATTTTGCTAATACCTTCTCCTTGCTTGGCGGCTACTTTGGCAATATCCATGAGTTTGTTTTACCGATGAATGATTATCATGAATTCTACCTTTATTGGTGGTTTGCATGGAGTATTATGATCGGCCAATTTACTGCACGTTTTGTCGGTGGTTTACGTACTTATCAAGTACTGGTTGCTATGATGGTATTTCCTTCTATCCCAATCGCAATATGGTTTAGCGTATTGTACTACTACAACTTAAATGGCCTAGAAACCACTGGTTTTTATAATCTTGCCATGGCCGTTGTCGGTATCACTTTCGTGATTAATTCGCTCGACTCACTCATTCGTTTATATACCGATAACTTGAATGTCGGTGTTGCTCGCGTAGGAAGAGTTAAATACTTTTTGGGTAACCTTGCGGCACTAAGCTTACTTACCTTGCTATTTAAACTAGACTTCCTAGAAATTCAATGGGTTGGAGCTGTGGTTATTGGCTTATTCTTCACGTGTTTTGGTTATATCTTATTAACCAAATTCAAAGAAGTGGCGTCAATAGAGAGCTCACCGAAAGAAAATAAAATAGATTTTACTAAAATAGAACATGTGACCTAA
- the betA gene encoding choline dehydrogenase: MKSEKFDYIIVGAGSAGCVLANRLSEDSNNNILLIETGGSDKSIFIQMPTALSIPMNTKKYAWQFETQPEPFLNNRRMHCPRGKVLGGSSSINGMVYVRGHAKDFDEWQQHGAQNWDYAHCLPYFKKSEDWAFNANDYRAKNGPLGVNNGNQMQNPLYQAFVNAGVEAGYFATKDYNGEQQEGFGPMHMTVKNGVRSSTANAYLRPAMARNNLTVITHALVHKVLLEGKKAVGVRYERKGENFDVKASKEVILSAGSVGSPHILQLSGIGPKAVLNAANIEVKHDLPGVGQNLQDHLEFYFQFKCKKPISLNGKLDWFSKLKIGVRWILTKKGLGSTNHFESCGFIRSKASVEWPDLQYHFLPAAMRYDGKEAFAGHGFQVHIGHNKPKSRGHIKALSADPKAHPEILFNYLEHEDDREGFRACVRLTREIINQQALDEYRGEEIQPGTHIQSDEEIDSFVREFVESAYHPSCSCKMGTDELAVVDPETRVHGIEGLRVVDSSIFPTIPNGNLNAPTIMVAERAADIIRGRELLAASSATVTIDPNWQQQQRSALPKRTTN; this comes from the coding sequence ATGAAAAGCGAAAAATTTGATTATATTATTGTTGGTGCAGGCTCAGCGGGCTGTGTATTAGCAAATCGTCTGAGTGAAGACAGTAATAACAATATTTTACTGATCGAAACCGGAGGCAGTGATAAAAGCATTTTTATACAAATGCCCACCGCGTTGTCTATTCCGATGAATACCAAAAAATACGCTTGGCAATTTGAAACCCAACCTGAGCCATTTCTTAATAATCGCCGCATGCATTGCCCTCGCGGTAAAGTGCTTGGGGGGTCTTCATCAATTAACGGCATGGTTTATGTACGCGGTCACGCAAAAGACTTTGATGAATGGCAACAGCATGGCGCTCAAAACTGGGATTATGCTCACTGTTTACCTTACTTTAAAAAGTCCGAAGATTGGGCATTTAATGCCAATGACTACCGTGCAAAAAATGGCCCTTTAGGTGTCAACAACGGTAATCAAATGCAAAATCCGCTTTACCAAGCGTTTGTAAATGCGGGTGTTGAAGCCGGTTACTTTGCCACTAAAGATTATAATGGCGAACAGCAAGAAGGCTTTGGCCCAATGCACATGACAGTTAAAAACGGCGTGCGCAGCTCAACAGCCAATGCCTACTTACGCCCTGCTATGGCGCGTAACAATTTAACCGTTATAACCCATGCATTAGTACACAAAGTACTACTTGAAGGTAAAAAAGCCGTTGGTGTTAGGTATGAGCGCAAAGGCGAAAATTTTGATGTTAAAGCCAGTAAAGAAGTTATTTTATCTGCCGGCTCAGTTGGCTCACCACATATTTTACAACTATCTGGCATAGGCCCAAAAGCGGTCCTTAACGCTGCCAATATTGAAGTAAAGCATGATTTACCCGGTGTGGGCCAAAACCTACAAGATCACCTTGAATTTTACTTTCAATTTAAATGTAAAAAACCTATTTCACTGAATGGCAAATTAGATTGGTTTAGTAAGCTTAAAATCGGTGTACGTTGGATCTTAACTAAAAAAGGTTTAGGGTCAACCAACCACTTTGAGTCTTGTGGCTTTATTCGCTCTAAAGCCAGTGTTGAATGGCCTGATTTACAATACCATTTTTTACCTGCCGCTATGCGCTACGACGGTAAAGAAGCTTTTGCTGGTCATGGTTTTCAAGTACATATTGGCCATAACAAGCCAAAAAGTCGCGGCCATATTAAAGCACTTTCAGCGGATCCTAAAGCCCATCCAGAAATTTTGTTTAATTACCTTGAGCATGAAGATGACCGCGAAGGCTTTCGTGCTTGTGTACGCTTAACCCGAGAAATTATTAATCAACAGGCACTTGATGAATATCGCGGTGAAGAAATTCAACCCGGTACACATATTCAAAGCGATGAAGAAATAGACAGCTTTGTTCGTGAATTTGTTGAAAGTGCCTACCATCCATCTTGCTCATGCAAAATGGGCACAGATGAATTGGCAGTGGTTGATCCAGAAACTCGTGTCCATGGTATTGAAGGTCTGCGCGTGGTTGATTCGTCAATTTTCCCTACCATTCCAAACGGCAACCTAAACGCACCAACAATTATGGTTGCTGAACGCGCAGCCGACATTATTAGAGGCCGTGAGTTACTTGCTGCTTCTAGCGCGACAGTCACCATAGATCCTAACTGGCAACAGCAACAACGTTCAGCGTTGCCAAAAAGAACCACAAACTAA